Part of the Prevotella communis genome is shown below.
TAAGAGCCTGGATCAGTTGACTCCCCACGAATGGTCTATGAGTGTCAATAGACGATTGCCATTGCCTCAGACAAGTTGGTTCTTCTATGATTGCAGATTTGAAACTCCAAATGCTTCTTGGACAGAGTCATTACTCAAGGTGCGTCAACTGACATTCAATCGTTTCGATCATTCTATCTATCCTGATGCTTCAAGTTTCAGAAGGGGTGTCTATATGACAAGGAACACCCGATTGATGGGAAGCTTGGCAAACAGAGCATCAGAAATCTCATATGGCACACAGACGCCAGCTCCGAAGGAGTTCGCAGGTATGGCAATGGCAACGGTAGATGAAAGTCTGCAAGGTCGTATTGCTGGGATGGATATCTTAGAAACGAAGGAATCGGTAGCGGATAATCTTGTTGGGATGAACGTGTCTGACAAGCAGAATGGAATTGAGCAGATGCAGATGCGAGAGAATCTGCAGGAGACAGCATTCTTCTATCCGCAACTGCTGGCTGATAGCGAAGGACGGGTGTCGATGAAATTCACTTTGCCAGAGTGCCTGACCACCTGGCACTTCATGGGCTTGGCTCATACACAGGATATGAAGACAGGAACATTGACTGACGATGCTGTAGCTAGGAAAGAAGTCATGATTATACCTAATATGCCTCGTTTTGTGCGCGAGGGTGACATGGCCACTATCTCGGCCCGTATTCTGAATACTAGTGAGAAGGCTATCATCGGTAAAGCTCGTCTGGAATTGCTTGATCCAGAGACCATGCAGGTGGTGTCTGCTCAGGAGCAATATGTTCAAGTGACGGCTAATGGCACTAGTGCGGTAACCTTCACTTATGACAGTCGTAGCACCTCTTACACTCTGCTGGTTGCTAAGATGATGGTTAGTGGCGAGGGCTTTAGCGATGGTGAGCAGCACTATCTGCCCATTTTACCTAATAAGGAGCGTGTCACCGTAACGGTACCTTTCACACAGACGGAACCTGGGATAAAGACGATAGACTTGTCTGCCTTGAAAGATAAAACGAATAGTCAACTGACGTTAGAGTATACCAATAACCCAGTCTGGCTGATGATTCAGGCCTTGCCCACGGTGGGTCATCCTCACGATAACTGTGCTATCTGTCAGGTATCAGCTTTTTATGCCAATGCTATAGGGCGCCATATTCTGAAGCAGAACCCGCAGACAAAACATATCTTTGAGACTTGGAGTCGTGATGAGGTTTCGTTGCAGAGCAGTCTGCAGAAGAATCAGGAACTGAAAGACCTCGTACTTGATGAGACACCTTGGCTGGCTGATGCTAATCGCGAACAGGAGCAGAAAGAGCGACTGGCTGATTTCTTTGATGAAAACCTGATACAACAGCGGCAGAATAGCTCTTTAGATAACTTGCGTCATTTGCAACTTGCTGATGGCTCATGGAGTTGGTGGCCTGGTATGGATGGGTCAATATATATGACGGTTGAAGTCAGCGAGATGCTGGTACGTCTGAACCAGATGACCACTACTCAAGATGCTACCAAACAAATGCTCACCAGGGCTTTCGACTATATGGGGAAAGAGATGGTGAAGATGGTTGATGAGATGAAGAAGGATGCCAAGAAGGGATGGAAACCAACCTTCCCCAGTCACATGGTACTACAGTGGCTTTATATTTGTGCGCTCGACGGTCGGCAGTTACCTGCCAACGTGAAAGAGGCTAATAACTATCTCATCCGTTTGTTGAAGAAAGAAACAACTAATCAAAGCATCTACGACAAGGCGATGTCGGCTATTGTTCTAAATAATAAGACGTATATCAAGAGCCTGAAAGAATACACGGTTTATCGTGAGGATATGGGACGCTATTACGATACGAACCGTGCCCTCTACTCATGGCGTGACTACCGCATCCCCACACAGGTGGCTGCTATCGAGGCTATCAAGCGACTGACGCCTGAGGATACCAAGACCATCGAGGAGATGCAGCGTTGGCTGTTGCAGGAGAAACGTACACAGGCTTGGGATACGCCCGTGAATAGTGCCGATGCTATTTATGCTTTCCTGAATGGCAATAGTGAGTCACTGAAAGCGCAACCGAAGACTGTGCTGAAGGTTGACGGTGAGGAACTGCAGACATCACAGGCTACGGCAGGTATCGGTTATGTGAAGACTACGATGAGTGGTGACAACAAGCAGACCTTCACTGCCGAGAAAACCTCTACAGGAACCTCATGGGGTGCTGTCTATATGCAGTATATGCAGTCTGTTAGCGATATCGAGGCGCAAAACAGCGGCATCAAGGTGAAGCGCGAGATATTAAGTGCGGCAGCAAATCTCAAGGTGGGCGACCGCATCAAGGTACGCATCACCATCGAGGCCGACCGTGACTATGATTTTGTGCAGGTTGTTGACAAGCGTGCTGCCTGCATGGAACCGGTGAACCAGTTGAGCGGTTATCATTGGGGCTATTATACAACACCGAAGGATTGTGCTACAAATTATTATTTCGACTTGCTTGCTAAGGGTAAGCATGTCATAGAGACGGAATATTATATCGACCGCGCGGGAACATACGAGACAGGCACCTGTACTGCCAGTTGTGCTTATAGTCCTGAGTTCCGTGGTGTCGCTAAATCGCAAACTATAAAAGTAGAATGAAGAAGACTTTAGTAATAATAGGCCTTTGTATGGCCTCTCTGATTGTATCTGCGCAGAGAGTGCAGGTAGATAAGTCAACGGTTAATGTCGGAAAGACGGGGTTTGAGGTGCCTGTCACGGCGACGTTTGAACTGAAAAATAGAAGCGGACGTCATCTGACTGTTACAAGTGTGAAACCGGATTGTGGATGTACCAAGGTGGAATACCCTAAGAAGAGTGTAGGTGGCGGTGAGACATTCAAGATTTCGCTGACCTATGACGCCCGTATGCTGGGACATTTCCGCAAGCAGGCTGCTGTCTATGTACGTGGCTCTAAGAATCCCGTATGGCTGACCATGGAGGGTGTTGTCCTTGAGGACTGGAAAGACTATAGCAGGATGTATCCCTATAAGTTTGGTAATATCCTGGCTGATGTTGACAATGCGGAGTTTGATGATGTGAATAAGGGTGACCATCCGGAGATGGTTGTCAATATTATTAATAATGGTACGGAAACGGTGGTGCCGAATATGCTTCATTTGCCGCCATATCTCTCGGCTTTTGCTGTGCCGGAGAAGTTGGAACCGGGGAAGACCGGTAAGCTGACGTTGACACTGAATTCGCAGCATCTGAACAGTTTTGGACTGACACAGACCACGATTTACCTGGCGGAGCAGTTGAGCGACAAGGTGAGCAGTGAGACGGAGTTCCCTGTCTCAGTGGTGTTGTTGCCTAATGCAACGCTTTTCGAAGGAAAAAACAAACAGTATGCGCCCCGACTGGAGTATTCCACCGACTCTATTGCTTTGGGAATGGTGGGCAAAAGGAATGTGAAGAAGGGGGTTATCACCTTGGCAAATAAGGGCCGCGTGCCTTTGAAGATATCATCGCTACAGATGTTTACAAAGGGCATGAAAGTGACGCTGGATAAGAGTGAACTGCAACCTGGTGAGTCCACGAAGTTGAAGGTCGTGATAGACAGGGATCAGGTACTGAAGGCTCGTCAGCGTCCGCGTGTGCTGATGATTACCAACGACCCCGACCACTCCAAGGTGGTTATCAAAGTGAGTGTGAAATAATTATCAATTCAAACAAATGGAACATCCCGAGAATAGTGCTGAATATGCTGGCTTGCAGGTGAATAGTGGGGTAGAGCAGCCTTCTATCATCAACCCTTACCTGAAGCGTAACCGTTTCCGCAGGCGTGAGTTGAGCGTCGGCGAGATGGTTGAGGGTATCGTGAAAGGTGACGTGACGATTCTCTCGCAGGCGGTGACGCTGATAGAGAGTGTGAATCCCGACCATCAGGCTAAGGCGCAGGAGGTGATCAATAAGTGTCTGCCCTATAGCGGAAAGAGTGTGCGTATCGGTATCAGTGGCGTGCCGGGAGCTGGTAAGTCGACCTCTATTGATGAGTTTGGCGTTCATCTGCTGAAAGAGAAAGGCGGACGCCTGGCGGTATTAGCTATCGACCCAAGTAGTGAGCGCACCAAGGGAAGTATCCTGGGAGATAAGACACGTATGGAGAAACTGGCCATACATCCCGATTCGTTTATCCGTCCCAGTCCGTCGGCCGGCTCTTTGGGCGGTGTGGCACGAAAGACACGTGAGACCATCGTCCTTTGTGAGGCTGCGGGGTTCGACAAGATATTCGTGGAGACGGTAGGTGTTGGTCAGAGTGAAACGGCCTGTCACTCGATGGTAGACTTCTTCCTGTTGATACAGGTGGCTGGTACAGGCGATGAGTTGCAGGGTATCAAACGCGGTATCATGGAGATAGCCGATGGCATTGTCATCAATAAATGTGATGGTGATAATGTGGACCGTTGTCAGATGGCTGCAACCAATTTCCGTAATGCCCTGCATTTCTTCCCCATGCCAGAGAGTGGCTGGACACCAAAGGTGCTATGCTATAGTGGTTTCTATGGCACGGGCGTGAAGGAAATCTGGGATATGATATACGAGTATTTTGATTTCGTGAAGGCCAATGGCTATTTCGACTATCGTCGCAACGAACAATCGAAGTACTGGATGTATGAGACCATCAACGAACAGCTGAGGCTGAATTTCTATCATAATCCCCGGATTCGTGAACAGCTTCAGTTGGCAGAGCAGTCGGTGCTGCAGGGACAGAAGACGAGTTTTGTGGCAGCACAGGATTTGCTGGAGATTTACTATCGTGATAACGTCATAACGAGACAACTAGATAACGAGTAATAATGATTCAGATAGAGATAGATAACGGCAGTGGTTTCTGTTTTGGCGTGACTACGGCCATTAAGAAAGCGGAGGAGGAACTGGCTCAGGGCGAGAAACTCTATTGTCTGGGAGATATTGTGCATAACGGCATGGAGTGTGAGCGCCTGCGACAGATGGGGCTTATTACTATTAACCATGAGGAGATGCGTGAGCTGCATGATGTGAAGGTGCTGTTGCGTGCTCATGGTGAACCACCTGAGACCTACGAACTGGCACGGCGGAATAATATTGAGATTATTGATGCAACCTGTCCTGTGGTACTGAAACTGCAGAAGCGCATCAAGGAACAGTATGATGCAAACCTCCAGTCGCAGATCGTTATCTTTGGTAAGAAGGGTCATGCCGAGGTGTTGGGACTGGTTGGACAGACACAGTCTTCGGCTATCGTCATTGAGAATTTCGATGAGGTGACGAAACTGGATTTCTCGCGTGATATCTACCTGTATAGTCAGACGACGAAATCGCTCGATGAATTCCATCGTATCATTGACTATATCCAGGCACATATATCACCAAATGCGAAATTCCAGAGCTTTGACACCATCTGTCGTTCGGTGGCCAACCGAATGCCGAATATCTCACAGTTCGCTGCCAAGCATGACCTCGTCCTGTTTGTTTGTGGTCGTAAGAGTAGTAATGGAAAGGTGCTTTATAATGAGTGCTTGCGCGTGAACTCTAATACTCATTTGGTGGAAGGCCCGGAGGAAATAGCGTCTCAGTGGCTGGAAGGCATCAATACCGTGGGCATCTGTGGTGCCACGTCAACGCCTAAATGGTTGATGGAACAGTGCAGGGATAAACTTTTGATGTTTGATGTCTGATGTTTGATGTTGGAGGTTTGAGGTTTAAACTGATCATAGTACTGTTGTGCCTGCTGAGCATCCCTGTTCTTGCCCAGCGACCTCAGTATGGCAAGATGTCACCTCTGCTTCGTCAGTTGGCACGCAGTTCATCTCCTATCCCCTATCTTCCCTCATCCATCTTACATCTTCCTTCTTCCCTCTCCCCTCATCCATCTTCCCTCTTCCATCATCCCTCTTCCGTCTGCGCTTTCGTGAAGGTTGGTGATAACGGTGAGGATGTACTTCGGGAACATGGTTGCAAGGTGCTGGCACGTATAGGACAGGTATGTATTGCGGATATACCCGTACGACAACTGGGTGCCCTGTCGCTTGATGCCCGTATCCTGCGTATGGAGGCGCGTCAGGGAAACTGCTTGTCCACCGATCAGATGGCTACCCATTTGAATGCCTTGCCTGTCTATGCCGGCCAGAACCTGCCACAGGCTTTCACGGGTAAGGGCGTGGTCGTGGGCGTGATGGATGTAGGCTTTGACCTGACCCATCCGAATTTCTATTCTGCTGATACGACGCAGTATCGTATCAGGAAATTCTGGGATATGGTGACACAGGATACCGTGGGCAGCGGACTGTATGTAGGACGTGATTACGAGGGACGGGAGAACCTGTTGGCCCTGGGGCATTCCCGTGACGGTCTGGATATGACGCACGGAACATATACTACAGGCATTGCTGCAGGCAGTGGCGTGGGGTCGCCTTACCGGGGCATGGCGCCAGAAGCCGACCTCTGTCTGGTTGCCAATGCCGTGACCGATGATATTGTCTATATCGACTCAGCCGACTACTATAAATATACCTTTGCTACCGATGCGCTGGGATTCAAGTATCTGTTTGACTATGCTAAAAGCGTGGGGAAACCCTGTGTGGCGTCGTTCAGTGAAGGTTCGGTGCAGGATTTCCGCGGTTATGACCAGTTATATTATGAGATGTTGGATAGTTTGGTTGGACCTGGACGTATCTTGGTGGCTGCTGCAGGTAATAATGGTGCGGTGAAATCTTGGTTCCGCAAACCTGTTGGCGAGGTTTCGGCCGGTACTTTCATTTCAAAAAGTGGATCGGATATGATGCTGACCTTTAAGTCTTCCCTGGATTTCCAGTTGCGTTTTGTGACTTATTCCCATGCTAACGATACCTTACTGATACGCCTGTCTGACGTGCTGTCGCAGGAAGACTCGTTGCTGACATCCGAATTGAACAAAGACGATTATCAGTTGACAGTGACCACAGAAGCATATCCTTCTTGTTATCATGCTGATGAGATATGTTATGATGTGACGGTACATACCACAGGCGATGTCGGTACAGCACGCCCATTGTCTGTTGAGGTTGTGGGCAGAGATGCTGATGTGGAGTTTTTTCGAGTGAATGGTAATCTCTATACGTCAACACTGAATCCTTCCCTGAATGCCGGCGAAAGCGTCTGTTGTATCCACTCTCCCTCCAGTGCCCCATGTGTCATCAGCGTAGGGTCTACCTCCTATCGTGACAGTATACAGAATATGAGAGGGGAGTGGAAAAAATACTGGCTGGGAAATAGTGGCGTCTGGGCACCATTCTCGTCTGTTGGTCCCACATTCGACGGACGGATAAAACCTGACGTGATGGCCCCCGGTAATAATATTATCTCTTCTTTCAGCTCGTTCTATATGGCTGCCCATCCGGAAGCGTCGGACCTGACCTGGGACCTGGATAGATATGAGTTTAACGGCCGCTCCTATGCCTGGATATCCAGTAGTGGCACCTCTGCATCCTGTCCTGCCGTGGCTGGTGCGATAGCATTATGGCTTCAGGCTAAACCCGATTTGACACCTCAGGAAATTAAAGAGGTACTGAGTCTCACTTGTCGTCATTATGACAAGTCGCTCACTTATCCTAATAATAAATATGGTTATGGGGAGATAGATGTCTATCGTGGTCTGCTGTATATCCTCGGTGTTGACCGTGTAGAGGAGGTGTCAAAGACGCATACATCCGCTCGTATTCGTTATGCAGATAATCAGTTGTCTGTTTCTTTCGAACACCCTCTGTCTTCCTCTGTCCGTTTGCGTCTCTATACGATGAATGGACGCCTTGTTCATACGTCAACAGTTAAGGCAGGACAAACATCCCAAATCCTTTCTTTAGGTTCTCTGCCTGCAGGCATCTATGCTGTTCAACTTGATGGACCCTCATCCGTTAAGGGCTCTACACTCATTAGGAAATAGTGGCTTATTGGTGATAAGCAATCTCTTCCGCCAATCTGTTTAGCATCAGACATTGCTCGCGTGAGATAATTCGGCGTTTCATGTGATATTCCCAAGGGCAGATTTGTAAGAGACGTCCATTGGAACATGCGTCGAACGATTCTCCAGAAGGCTTATATAAGGGGGGAAACCCATTCTCCCTTACAAGAATGATACGGTAGCCTCGATTCATGGCTTCGCGCATGACCTCCTTCTCGCGTGTTGCAATGGCTGCGCTTACCAAGATACCGCCAGCCTCGCCGCATGCCAACCATTCTTTTTTGTATTCTGCATATTCTTTGTCGCTATAAGCACTATGCACAATCACTGCGACTTTCTGCGGGATGTCAAGTAAGAAACGATTACCTACTATCTGACAATGCCACTCTGCGATGTCAATATAGTTTAGGGTAGTGAAAAAATCAGGGTGAAGCCGTTTAATGGCTAAGCGGCGAGGATTGTCATCGAGATAGTGCTTCCAGTTGTCAAGCTGGCTATCGTTAAGCAGGATGAGGTCGTTGTAGCCGCGCTCGAAGAGGGAGGGCATTCCCGCCGCCGATGCGGCGGGAGTGGTGGCTGCCACCACTCGCTGCGCGTCAGTAGCCGCCACCACTCCCTGCGCGTCAGTAGCCGCCACCACTCGCTGCGCGTCAGTAGCCGCCACCACTCGCTGCGCGTCAGTAGCCGCCACTACTCGCTGCGCGTCAGCGCAGGGTCTATCCATCCTCCACCAGGCCCTTGAGCATCCTCCTTTAAAGCCTGCCACTATATGCCCTAAATGCTTGCCCTCAGGCAAATCCTCTTTTATTCTCACTATCATGTGAATATGATCGGGCATTATGCAGAGCTTCCATATTTCAACCATCTTGTAGATGGCTGATATCTTCTGTACCTCTTCATTTCGAATGGCCTTCCCGAGAGCCATCAATTCTACGGATGTATCTTGTTCTCCAGCGGACATGATTAGTTTTCCCAGCACAGGCCGTCTTCCTTCAACAACCAGTGTCACCATATATGTGCCCTTGCGATGGTAATCGTGCCAGGGTTTGCGGCGTTTCATCTTGTGCTGGGTTTCTCTGACCTGCACACCTGCAGCAATAGCTTCCTCTTTGCTTCTTGACATATTGGTTTTTGGTGATACGGTTGATACCTATGAAATAGTAAGGAAACGTATCGTTATTTCGTAGCCTTCTCAAACTGTTCCATCAACCACTTGTTCTGTTCATCGATTGTCATGTGACTGTTGTCGAGCAGGAGGGCATCATCGGCCTGGCGGAGGGGTGATACCTCACGGTGTGAGTCGATATAGTCGCGCTCCTGTACGTTCTTCAGGATATCGGCATAGTCAGCGGGCATGCCTTTCTGTTGCAACTCGTCGTAGCGGCGCTGGGCACGTACCTCGGCACTGGCTGTGACGAAAATCTTGAGTTCGGCATTGGGGAATACGGTCGTACCGATATCACGTCCGTCCATCACAATACCGCCTTCACGGCCCATCTTCTGCTGTTGTGCTACAAGGGCAGTGCGTACAAAGGGGATAGCGGCGATGGGACTGACATGATTGCTCACTTCGAGGTTGCGGATCTCGCGTTCTACATTCTCGCCATTCAGGAATGTGGTGGTCTTTCCGTCAATCAGACGCTGGTCGATGTCAATCTGGGGCATGGCCTCGCGAAGCTGCTCCTCCAGGACGGCGCCGTCGGCTGTGA
Proteins encoded:
- a CDS encoding S8 family serine peptidase; its protein translation is MRFKLIIVLLCLLSIPVLAQRPQYGKMSPLLRQLARSSSPIPYLPSSILHLPSSLSPHPSSLFHHPSSVCAFVKVGDNGEDVLREHGCKVLARIGQVCIADIPVRQLGALSLDARILRMEARQGNCLSTDQMATHLNALPVYAGQNLPQAFTGKGVVVGVMDVGFDLTHPNFYSADTTQYRIRKFWDMVTQDTVGSGLYVGRDYEGRENLLALGHSRDGLDMTHGTYTTGIAAGSGVGSPYRGMAPEADLCLVANAVTDDIVYIDSADYYKYTFATDALGFKYLFDYAKSVGKPCVASFSEGSVQDFRGYDQLYYEMLDSLVGPGRILVAAAGNNGAVKSWFRKPVGEVSAGTFISKSGSDMMLTFKSSLDFQLRFVTYSHANDTLLIRLSDVLSQEDSLLTSELNKDDYQLTVTTEAYPSCYHADEICYDVTVHTTGDVGTARPLSVEVVGRDADVEFFRVNGNLYTSTLNPSLNAGESVCCIHSPSSAPCVISVGSTSYRDSIQNMRGEWKKYWLGNSGVWAPFSSVGPTFDGRIKPDVMAPGNNIISSFSSFYMAAHPEASDLTWDLDRYEFNGRSYAWISSSGTSASCPAVAGAIALWLQAKPDLTPQEIKEVLSLTCRHYDKSLTYPNNKYGYGEIDVYRGLLYILGVDRVEEVSKTHTSARIRYADNQLSVSFEHPLSSSVRLRLYTMNGRLVHTSTVKAGQTSQILSLGSLPAGIYAVQLDGPSSVKGSTLIRK
- the meaB gene encoding methylmalonyl Co-A mutase-associated GTPase MeaB, giving the protein MEHPENSAEYAGLQVNSGVEQPSIINPYLKRNRFRRRELSVGEMVEGIVKGDVTILSQAVTLIESVNPDHQAKAQEVINKCLPYSGKSVRIGISGVPGAGKSTSIDEFGVHLLKEKGGRLAVLAIDPSSERTKGSILGDKTRMEKLAIHPDSFIRPSPSAGSLGGVARKTRETIVLCEAAGFDKIFVETVGVGQSETACHSMVDFFLLIQVAGTGDELQGIKRGIMEIADGIVINKCDGDNVDRCQMAATNFRNALHFFPMPESGWTPKVLCYSGFYGTGVKEIWDMIYEYFDFVKANGYFDYRRNEQSKYWMYETINEQLRLNFYHNPRIREQLQLAEQSVLQGQKTSFVAAQDLLEIYYRDNVITRQLDNE
- a CDS encoding 4-hydroxy-3-methylbut-2-enyl diphosphate reductase — translated: MIQIEIDNGSGFCFGVTTAIKKAEEELAQGEKLYCLGDIVHNGMECERLRQMGLITINHEEMRELHDVKVLLRAHGEPPETYELARRNNIEIIDATCPVVLKLQKRIKEQYDANLQSQIVIFGKKGHAEVLGLVGQTQSSAIVIENFDEVTKLDFSRDIYLYSQTTKSLDEFHRIIDYIQAHISPNAKFQSFDTICRSVANRMPNISQFAAKHDLVLFVCGRKSSNGKVLYNECLRVNSNTHLVEGPEEIASQWLEGINTVGICGATSTPKWLMEQCRDKLLMFDV
- the cmk gene encoding (d)CMP kinase produces the protein MKKITIAIDGHSSCGKSTMAKELARKVGYVYVDTGAMYRCVTLYALRHQLFTADGAVLEEQLREAMPQIDIDQRLIDGKTTTFLNGENVEREIRNLEVSNHVSPIAAIPFVRTALVAQQQKMGREGGIVMDGRDIGTTVFPNAELKIFVTASAEVRAQRRYDELQQKGMPADYADILKNVQERDYIDSHREVSPLRQADDALLLDNSHMTIDEQNKWLMEQFEKATK
- a CDS encoding transposase; translated protein: MSRSKEEAIAAGVQVRETQHKMKRRKPWHDYHRKGTYMVTLVVEGRRPVLGKLIMSAGEQDTSVELMALGKAIRNEEVQKISAIYKMVEIWKLCIMPDHIHMIVRIKEDLPEGKHLGHIVAGFKGGCSRAWWRMDRPCADAQRVVAATDAQRVVAATDAQRVVAATDAQGVVAATDAQRVVAATTPAASAAGMPSLFERGYNDLILLNDSQLDNWKHYLDDNPRRLAIKRLHPDFFTTLNYIDIAEWHCQIVGNRFLLDIPQKVAVIVHSAYSDKEYAEYKKEWLACGEAGGILVSAAIATREKEVMREAMNRGYRIILVRENGFPPLYKPSGESFDACSNGRLLQICPWEYHMKRRIISREQCLMLNRLAEEIAYHQ
- a CDS encoding DUF1573 domain-containing protein, giving the protein MKKTLVIIGLCMASLIVSAQRVQVDKSTVNVGKTGFEVPVTATFELKNRSGRHLTVTSVKPDCGCTKVEYPKKSVGGGETFKISLTYDARMLGHFRKQAAVYVRGSKNPVWLTMEGVVLEDWKDYSRMYPYKFGNILADVDNAEFDDVNKGDHPEMVVNIINNGTETVVPNMLHLPPYLSAFAVPEKLEPGKTGKLTLTLNSQHLNSFGLTQTTIYLAEQLSDKVSSETEFPVSVVLLPNATLFEGKNKQYAPRLEYSTDSIALGMVGKRNVKKGVITLANKGRVPLKISSLQMFTKGMKVTLDKSELQPGESTKLKVVIDRDQVLKARQRPRVLMITNDPDHSKVVIKVSVK